Part of the Nymphalis io chromosome 8, ilAglIoxx1.1, whole genome shotgun sequence genome, ACCAAGCATTTGACGAAGACTGCTTCACGAAAGATCCAGTTTGTGGTACCGATGGCATAACATATAGCAACATTTGTAAATTTTACGAAGCTAAGAGATTAGATCGGGATTTGTCCGTCTTATATGATGGACCTTGTTTAACTAAAGCGGtacacacattaaaaaaaatgtctcatATTAAAAGGATTACAAATACTGTAAGACataatgaaaaagtaaaatcaaGTCATCGAACGGCTAATTACACATCTGACATAATAAGGATGGAAAACAATATACCAGTTTACGCCGCAAACTCGACGTTACTTCTTATTTTCGACGACTGTTACAAGAAATGTCCATCGTGTCcaagaaaaattaatttagttaataatttgatattttttaaacgcaAATGTTTTCGGTGTTGTTTGAATAGTTAAAAATGTGTTCGATACAGAagtacatatacaattataatttgaattccaaatattatgtatttttttttctcttttaacTAGATTTTAAAACAATCATCAAACACCTTCggttatcaatttttttttgtgcgtGTTCTATTTTCGAAATAGTTAAAACAGTTTTAGATTCTAAAGAAAAACACCTTCCCATGATGAAACTAGCGGATTCAATAGTTTTTTCGTATCCACAGCATTATTTGATTTGAGCAGCGCGTTCTGAAGATTTACCTATGTTTAATAAGCAAACTACATTCACGTATTTACTAAAGatactgaaaaataaaaactacttaaAACATTTGCTTGCATATGAACTTCaacaaataatttgataatattattttttacatgaaagaaaaatatatatttaaaattatgattatttatatatttataatcccTATCACGTTATTGTTATGCGGACGATAATTCCTTCCTTAGCCTAAATTCAATCACGACATGTTCAATTTGTAAGCTTAGCTAATTAATTATTGAGcgattaatttagaaaatatttcatttaaaacagtTGCTCCAAGTCACGTTATTTCAAACACGTGTGTAATCAgtcattattttcattcaaaaaaaaaaaaacgatttattgtttttaaagtgaACATGAAAATGTTATCGATAGCTAGTAATTAATCGACTTTGATTTATTAAACCTAAAACTCGTTCAGTCATGTCCTAACAATTAGTCATTTCATGTATTCGTTCATTAACGTAAGTGGTAATTTCCAGTAtagaataatacatttaaataagtgtgtgtgtttttttttcagtaatatCAATTTTAGCTGCACAGGCTCATTGTTCGCAACAACCCATTGTAATGTGTCGAACGAGCGATAGATTAAAAGTAGTCTGTGCTTCAAATGGAAAAACTTATGAGAATATTTGTGACTTTAGACAAGACAAGCTGATGTTGGACACATCTCTCGAGATTAAACATTTGGGCAAATGTGAACTAAGCTCAGAAAATAACGTCAGACCTAAATCCGGAGTAAAACCTAGATTCGATAATCACTACGACGATTATGCTGAATTCAATACGAAATTAAGTGAAAATATTGAGGGTACATTAAAGAGTCTACATAAATATATGGATTTGTAAGAAACTAACTATTGTACATTTAAGATAACGAGTTTgtataatccttactaatattataaatgcgaaaatgggattgtttgtttgtatgtcaCGCTTTACATACCAtaccatacaaaaaaaattattatcaagtttttcatacttaataaattaataatagaagaaattaattaaataatagcatTCATACACTCTTAATCGAAAGTAAAATAAGTAACGATTAACataattagaattatttgaCAATCTATAGAAAAAGTACTgtcaaaataactaataaatgtttattcgtTTCagtaaaaacagtaaaaaactaaaactaaagaTAAATCTATCGAAGGAAATCGAATAAATAACAACTGAATAAAAACAAGACtttatgcgtttttttttaatagtcacTAAAAATGTGTAAgtgtaatcatttatttatagaaaaacattgtaaataaattattgtaacaaaaattcTCTGACTTACGATTAATTAACGATATAAAGGACTGTATTAATTGccccttttaaataatttatacacacGCACAAAATACTCACAAACAAAGACACTCGGCCGGACGCGCACACAAACATACACTCGCGCACGCGAAAATATACGCGCACGCACACGCGAACATATacgcgcacacacacgcacacacttCCACAAAATCAATACGTTTTCTTGTAATTTCCTTTtgttacgtttattttatttatcattcatcGTTAATGATAAGTAGTTTTTGCATAGCACAAGTATGACGATTGTATTCCCAAACAATTAGTAATTAACAACACAGAAATGTACTTCAGTTTTcgaaaaatatctattaatttgttttttatttatagttttcaacGTGATCACATATTGCTTAGGTGGAAATTAGTTAAACAGtgttgtctttttctttcggatttcaaatcaataatgacaaaaagagataaatcagtgtttaactaaaaatttgctaaaaaatatttagtggaTCAATTGTAATGGCTTCGTTTTGAAGAGACTGAAATGgttgtaataaaaatcaataaatacagttaaaataataaaaaatatttgaggcgaaacaattgtaattattactaatttttaaataagaatttccTTTTTGTCGTAAAATCGTAATAAgtcttagtttttattaatgaccgaaataataaatatattttcctacGTGAGCTACGgactaagtaataataataatacgtcaAACTAATCGTCTGTAAATGGaacaattaataaatctaaGATTTCGAtcgataatattttcaaattgttCCTATGCTTCGTTAAAAggatgaaatatatttcttgtctatttttatttaaatatgttggatttttgtttctaaattataaaatgtataatattattcaaataatagaaaattgttcgtaacatttttctttattgttttaataatataaacataaccaatatttattttataaaatttgtataaattatctaccaaaataaacatacattttaaagttgttggttaatatttcacaaCTAATTactagtgtttattttaaaatttgaataagaaAATCGTGAGATAgtaagaacgcgcgaatcttaaccgatgctcgtgggttcaaatccgggcaagcaccactgattttcatgtgcttaatttctgtttataattcatctcgtgcttttcggtgaaggaaaacatcgtgaggaaaccttcatgtgtctaatttcactgaaattctggcacatgtgtattccaccaacccgcattggggcagcgtggtggaataagctccgaaaccttctcaaaaaggaagaggaggccttagcccagcagcgggacattcacaggctgttactgaggcaaagtttatttaaatagtgcaaactttacttaattttattaaatacaaaatacaaccATGTTATATCAACAatgtattgtacatttttttaaatcataataatcttCATCGTTcccaaaataatattcatagtcAATCAACGTTACACGTTTAAGATGACTCAGAAGTTTCAATGCACACTTTCCTTTGTATCTtagataaagatttttatttttctcttttgcGTATTCCAACTGACACTCATTATTATAAGTCCTCCAGTTACTTGCACACACAGGCGAATATATCTGACATATTTTTTTGCACTTGCCTCTGTGTAAAACATAGAGATGCGGCTTCCTTTTCTGTGCCTCTATAAAATGAGGTAGGGATGCGTAATTCACAAAATTCGATCCGCACAGCGCaccgtatatatttttatttatgggcCTCGGCAATACGTTCGAAAATCCTTGAGAACTtggtattaatattaacaatatccaaacagctaaaataataaagttaagattgaaataaagataaacttaaaaatatttttatcgtttttatcACATaatcatgataaatattttaaaatgagaaatataCAAACCGATTCCTTTATGCATGTTTTAACGccataactttatatttatagctaACTTAAGTCACAAGTCAAATAATAATCGAAAAATATGCGTCGGCATTCCTGCTCCATTCTTAAACTCGAATAATCAAAATCATTACTCAATAGAAAACCTTTTTATAGCTTATGTTGATTGCCTGAGTATCAAAAAGCtatgaattaatgaaaaatactcTCAGTCTAACTCATTTTACGAGCGTACGAGTTAGTATAAACTCATAATGGTCATAAAACAGGTATCATTCGGATGTTATGTTTTAGTCGATACATAattcatacataataaatattgtgaatTGCAATATGtcattacatattaaaactataaaatgttaagtaattggtaataaataaatgcagcCACGATTCGTTATGAGTTCGTACCGTGCTAATTTTATCAAACGATATTGCGAGAGAAGTAATTTTTTACAGTATACTATGTATTTGGTACTGGACTGgctcataaattaaaaaaaaaagcacagattaataaatatacctataataatccatataaataaaactattttatatatttctaaattagcCAATCGCAACTGCTGGAGACAGTCCTCTTCAAAGTTCAAAGTGCGGCAAAGCGATTATTTCTCGatgtaaacaattttttttacttttacaatacaatgttaagacttataataataacttaaatgttatttaagtgtttttaaGCTAGAATATATGATTACGTATAATTTAACTTTCTACTTAAACATAATGTATTCAAGTCAATTCAAAActattacatataaacaaatagaCAACCGAAATAAATCACTTTACAAAATAGATAACGGCCTGCCTAAAATGGACAAGAATTAATGTTACAATAAGAAAGTCAAAAGTCAATTTCATAAGTGAATTGAAATGTGTTTACACGTAAGGGATTACGTATAGTGAGGACTAGAAACCAACTGAGATATGTATCATCATTACAACATACTTGCCATAGCACACCCACGCGCGGAGCCCGCCAGCGAGTCGAATAAGAAATAACTTTTCCAACCTATTATCTATATAGCCGAGTAATTACAGCAATCACTGGCAATTggttaacaattattattgtccAACCTATTTGTCATGTCGTTTTTGTTCGAAGATTATAATCTAATcgatatatattacaaagtttttttttatatctgatttttttttacattttctttatttttataaaatggcaaCGTCGTTACTGCTAGTGCGAAAGGTCGTAAATAAAATGAtgcatgttttaatataatatttatattattctttctGTAATTATGGAAACTAATCATTCCCGGGTTGGAATCCGTAAAACTCCGATGACATTCACGTGTCAGTTCACTATAgtttaacaaaatacattaaatatagccgggatggcctagtggttagaacgtgtgaatcttaaccgatattcgtgggttcaagcccgggcaagcaccactgaattttcatgttcttaatttgtgtttttaattcatctcgtgcttgactgtgaaggaaaacatcctgaggaaatctgcatgtgcctaatttaattgaaattatgccacatgtgtatactaCCAAActgcaatggagcagcgtggtggaataaactccaaactttcccctcaaaagggagaagaggccttagcccagcagtgggacgttaacaggctgttactgtaaaaaaatacattaaaagcaATTTGTGTATAATCAATTTGTCATTCTTTCTTGTCATATGTCATAGTGTAGGGCTATTGGTATTGGTATTGgtattggtagggctttgtgcaagctcgtctgggtaggtaccacccactcatcagatattctaccgcaaaacagcagtacttgatattgttgtgttccggtttgaagggtgagtgagccagtgtaattacaggcacaagggacataaaatcttagttcccaaggttggtggcgcattggatatgtaagcgatggttgacatttcttacaatgctaatgtctaagagcgttggtgaccacttaccatcaggtggcccatctgctcgtccgccttcctattctatataaaaaaaaaagtgtaataaactTATTACTGAAATATTCACTGAAAATTCTTATTTAGAAAACGGCTTAAATGgcttttttgtaatattcatgATTACAGAAGCCCGCCATTTGCAAAGCCTGACAAAAACTTGCCCGAATTATCAAGATATTAAGGTTAATCCTTTTAGTATTTTTCGTGTTCGCGTTAAAGTACAAAGCTTAAATCAATCGATTACAATAAGAACAGTAA contains:
- the LOC126770111 gene encoding tomoregulin-2-like, translating into MKMLSIAIISILAAQAHCSQQPIVMCRTSDRLKVVCASNGKTYENICDFRQDKLMLDTSLEIKHLGKCELSSENNVRPKSGVKPRFDNHYDDYAEFNTKLSENIEGTLKSLHKYMDFKNSKKLKLKINLSKEIE